The genomic segment TATTGTTTGTTATGAAGCTTTAAGACAAAATTATATAAATTTTGAGGCTATTTAAATGAAAACATCTAACATAACAAGAGATACTTTAATTTTAGGTTTTGCAATTTTTTCTATGTATTTTGGTGCTGGAAATATTATTTTTCCACCATATTTGGGTTTAATTAGTTCTAGTGATTGGAAAATATCATTTTTTGCATATTTCTTAGCTGATATTGGATTTGCTACATTTGCTATGTTTGCTTTACTTAAAGTTGGTGGAAATGTAGATAATTTAACTTCTAAATTAGGAGCAATAAACGGAAAAATACTTATGGCAATAACTATTTTATGTATTGGTCCATTAATAGCACTTCCAAGAACAGGAGCTGTAACTTATGAAATGCTAGTAGTTCCCTATTTTGGAGCTAGCACTTTAAACTCTTTAATCGCATCTATAATTTATTTTGGTTTAATTCTCTTTTTTACATTAAGACCAACTTCTATGATTGAAATATTAGGAAAGGTATTATCTCCTTTACTATTTTTATCTTTAATTATTTTAATAATAAAAGGAATTTTCACACCAATTGGAGAGATATCACAAAACACTACAAATGATAGACTCTTTTTTGATGGTCTTCTTTTGGGGTATCAAACTTTAGATATTTTAGCAGCTTTGGCATTTGGAATTATTATTATAAAGATATTAAAAACAAAAGGTTATACAAATAAAAAAACAAACTTTAAAATAGTTGGTTTTGCATCTTTAATTGCTGCTTTTGGAATAATGCTTGTATATTTTGGATTGACATATCTAGGAGCAACATCTAGTTTAGTTTATGAAAATGATATTGAAAAAGTAACACTTTTAAATAATATAATATTCCAACTTTTTGGAAGCAATGGAGCTATTATTTTAGCATTTGTAGTATTTCTGGCTTGTTTTACAACAGGAGCTGCACTTGTAAGTGTAACTGCTGAATATTTCTCAAAAGTAAGCCAAGGAAGATTTAGTTATAAAAAATTAGTTATTATTACATCTATTTTTGCAATAATTGTTACAAACTTCGGACTAGAAACTATAATCAACTTAGCAGCTCCAATTTTATTTATAGTATATCCAGCGGCTATTATTTTAGTTATTTTGGCATTTTTTGATAACTATATAGATAATTTAAATATCTATAAATTTTCAAGCTTTGGAGCAATTGTTTACTCAATTTTTGAACTTGTATCAAATAGTTATTTCAAATTATCTTTTATGGAAAATATTCCACTATCAAAAGAGGGTTTAGGATGGATTTTACCAGCTATATTTTTTGGTTGTGTAGGTTTTTTAATTAAAAGTAAAAGAGTTCGTTCTAAAGTATAGAACGGCTCTTTTTAAGAACTTTTGAAACAGCATTATACTTTTTTTCTAGCTCAACTCTTTTTTTAATATTATCTTTATCTATAGTTTTTAATTCATCTTTTATTTTGCTTTTTTTATTTTCAAGCTCTTCTATTATATTTAAAAGTTTCTCTTCTTGAGAAACTTTTAGATTATCTTTTTCTAAATACTTTTTTACTTTATCAACAATTTTACTTAGTTTCATTTTCATCTCCTATTTGTTTAACTATACCATCATTTAAGAATAAAATATTAGCAACTTTTACAAGTTTTTTCTGAATAGAGTAACCTGTAGCACTATCATTCATATATGAAGTTGCCATTGTTGCTTTTATCTTATCTTCCCTTATGAGTGCATCTAGCTCTTCACTACTTGCTAAATCATTTTGCGCTAACTCAGTTTTTATAAGTTCTAGTTGAGTTAATTGGTCTGAATCATTTTCTAAACTTGAAAGAGTATTTATATCTATTAACATTTCTGCTAACTCTTTTCTTAGAATATTATACTCTTCTTTAATATACTCATTTTTACTTTTTAAATAAAAGTTTACATTTCTTTGAATATCTCTTGTATCTCTTAAAACCTCTACGAGTAAAACAGCTGCACGTTTAAGTTCATCAGTTTTTTTGTGTTGAAAATCAAACATATTTTCTTGTGCAAAAGATGAGAATTTTATAATTTCACTATAAAGAGATTTTAAGTTTTTTTGATAAATTTCATCAATATCTGTGTCTATAATAGTTAATTCTTTTGATAATTGAACTTTTAAAGTTTCTCTTGTAAGTCCTGTTGTATGTATATTTAAAGCATGTAACATAGCTTTTTGACAATTTTCATATAGATTTATAATCTCTTTTCTCAAAGCTGCTAAAGAGGCATCAGGGTTTGATAAAACAGATGGATTAAGATATTTTGGTTTTGAAGCAGAAGATACCTTTTTTTGGATTAACTTTTCTGATAATTTTACTAACAAAGATATTGCTGGAGTTAATAAAATAACTCCAGTTACAGAAAAAATAGTATGAAAAAGTGCTAGTTTCATACCATGATTTGTATCACTAACTCCTAAAAATGGTGCTATAAAATCTGTTAAATCTATAAATTGATAGATAAAAATAGTTATAAATGTGGCTGAAATTATATTAAATAAGAAGTGAATAAGAGCAACTCTTTTTCCATTTTCATTTGAAGCAAATGAGGCTAAAATTGTTGTAAGTGTTGTACCAACATTTGCTCCAATAGCCAAAGCTATTGCATTTACATAAGTAATACTATCTGCATTTAAAGCTGTAATAACAATAGCTAAAGTTGCAGCACTTGATTGTATAACAACAGTAATAAAAATTCCAATTAAGATATAAACAATAATTCCTAAATATCCTTCCATTGAGTAAGATGCCAAATCGATAGAATTTTTCATAATATCGAAACCATCTTTCATGTATGAAATACCAAGGAAAATAAATCCTAAACCTAAAAGAACATTTCCAGTACCTTTTACTCCATTTGATTTAAAAAATCTTAAAACAACTCCAAAAACAAGCATAGGAAAAGCATAAGTTGAAATTTTTACATCAACTCCTAAACTTGAAACTATCCAAGCTGTAGTTGTACTTCCTATGTTTGAACCAAAAACAATACCAACTGCTTGAACTAAAGTAAGAAGTTCAGCACTTAAAAAAGATACAACAATTAAAGTAATAATTGTTGAACTTTGAACCACTGAAGTTGATAAAAATCCAGTCATAATAGCATAAAGAGTATTGCTAGTAAACTTTTCTAGAAGTTTCTCTAAAACACCACCTGATAGTTGTTTGAAACCATCTTGCATAAAAAACATACCAATTATAAAAATAGCGATTCCACTTAAAATAACAGTGAAATTTTCATCAGCAATAACTACATACCCTAAAAGTAATAAGAAAAAAGGAATAGCAGCACTTTTTAACAAATTAATTCTCCTTGTGAATTTTGTATTGATTTGATTGTATCTAAAAGTAAATTAATGTTAATAAGCAAGATTTAGTTAAAATATTTACTAAAAAAATCTATATTTTTGGGAATTATTAATTAATGTATGAAAAATATAAAAAAGAGTTGTCGTTAGCAAAAAATAAACTTTTAACAATTGATTTCTTTTTAGAAAAAGATAGTGATTGTATTGCAACTTTTGGAAATGGAACTACATGGAAAATAGATTTTAATGGTAAATGGTATGACAATTATAGTTATATTAGTATAAGAAATGAGTCAAGTTCTGATAATATTTTAGGTCAAAAAGGTGTTCCTATTTGGATGCTAATAAAAATTTTTGGTTTAGATTCAAAAAATTTAACAATAGAAGAGAAGCTTGATTTTATAATAAATCATAGGAATAAAATTTTTGATGAAACTTTTCAATACAAAAGAATATATGACAATATTAGAAAAAATATAGAAGGATAAAAGTATGATCGATAGCACCATTATTATAATATCAATTTTTATTTTACTATTTATACTAAAAAAATTTAATGTACTAAAGCAAATATCCTATGGTGGAAGGCTTGAGAGTGATTTTCAAGGTTGTTATATTATAAGTTATCCAAAAAGTGCAGAACTTCATAATAAAGGTCAAGCTTTTGATATAGATATTGATGAATTTTTTAGATTAAATCCAAAACTAAAAGGTAAAATTCCTATTGAAAAGAGATTAGGAATAAGAGAAAATGATAAATTATCTCTTGAAATTGAGCTAAAAGAGAGAAAAAAAATAGAAAAAAAATATTCAAATATAACAAAACAAAAATCTAAAAAGAAAAAAGAAAATGTATAGTATTTTACTTTTAGAAGATGATTTACTATTTGCTTCTAGTATTGAAGATTTTTTAGTTTGTGAAGGATTTTGTGTAGATATTGCAAAAGATGGTGAAGAGGTATTCGATTTTACTTTTCATAAAAATTATGATTTATATATTTTTGATATAAATGTTCCAAAAATAAATGGATTAAAAACTCTTGAAAATTTAAGAGCTAGCACAGATAATACACCAACTATTTTTTTAACTTCATATAAAGACAAAGATACTTTAAAAGATGCTTTTTTGAAAGGTTGTGATGATTATTTGAAAAAACCAGTAGATTTAGATGAGCTAATTTTGAGAATAAAAGCTATATTTAAAAGAGAGAATAAAGGTTTTGAAGATATAGTTTTGGAAGAAAACTTGATTTATAATAAAAAAGAGAAAAGATTATATAAAGATAAAAAAGATTTAAAAATTCCTATAAAAGTTTTGGAGTTATTGGAACTTTTTATAGAAAATGAGAAAAAAATTATCTCAAAAGATATGATAGTAGATAGATTGTGGAGTAAATCTCAAACTCATAGTGATGGGTCAATTAGAGTATATGTAAATAGTTTAAAAAATATTTTTGAAAAAAAACAAAATGTAATAACAAATATAAAAGGAATAGGGTATAGATTTGAACTTTAAAAAAATATATTTTTTTATTTCAAGTTTTATTTTAGTTTTTTTTACTATTTTACTTGTTCTTTTTTTA from the Aliarcobacter cryaerophilus ATCC 43158 genome contains:
- the brnQ gene encoding branched-chain amino acid transport system II carrier protein; amino-acid sequence: MKTSNITRDTLILGFAIFSMYFGAGNIIFPPYLGLISSSDWKISFFAYFLADIGFATFAMFALLKVGGNVDNLTSKLGAINGKILMAITILCIGPLIALPRTGAVTYEMLVVPYFGASTLNSLIASIIYFGLILFFTLRPTSMIEILGKVLSPLLFLSLIILIIKGIFTPIGEISQNTTNDRLFFDGLLLGYQTLDILAALAFGIIIIKILKTKGYTNKKTNFKIVGFASLIAAFGIMLVYFGLTYLGATSSLVYENDIEKVTLLNNIIFQLFGSNGAIILAFVVFLACFTTGAALVSVTAEYFSKVSQGRFSYKKLVIITSIFAIIVTNFGLETIINLAAPILFIVYPAAIILVILAFFDNYIDNLNIYKFSSFGAIVYSIFELVSNSYFKLSFMENIPLSKEGLGWILPAIFFGCVGFLIKSKRVRSKV
- a CDS encoding Na/Pi cotransporter family protein, translating into MLKSAAIPFFLLLLGYVVIADENFTVILSGIAIFIIGMFFMQDGFKQLSGGVLEKLLEKFTSNTLYAIMTGFLSTSVVQSSTIITLIVVSFLSAELLTLVQAVGIVFGSNIGSTTTAWIVSSLGVDVKISTYAFPMLVFGVVLRFFKSNGVKGTGNVLLGLGFIFLGISYMKDGFDIMKNSIDLASYSMEGYLGIIVYILIGIFITVVIQSSAATLAIVITALNADSITYVNAIALAIGANVGTTLTTILASFASNENGKRVALIHFLFNIISATFITIFIYQFIDLTDFIAPFLGVSDTNHGMKLALFHTIFSVTGVILLTPAISLLVKLSEKLIQKKVSSASKPKYLNPSVLSNPDASLAALRKEIINLYENCQKAMLHALNIHTTGLTRETLKVQLSKELTIIDTDIDEIYQKNLKSLYSEIIKFSSFAQENMFDFQHKKTDELKRAAVLLVEVLRDTRDIQRNVNFYLKSKNEYIKEEYNILRKELAEMLIDINTLSSLENDSDQLTQLELIKTELAQNDLASSEELDALIREDKIKATMATSYMNDSATGYSIQKKLVKVANILFLNDGIVKQIGDENETK
- a CDS encoding response regulator transcription factor — its product is MYSILLLEDDLLFASSIEDFLVCEGFCVDIAKDGEEVFDFTFHKNYDLYIFDINVPKINGLKTLENLRASTDNTPTIFLTSYKDKDTLKDAFLKGCDDYLKKPVDLDELILRIKAIFKRENKGFEDIVLEENLIYNKKEKRLYKDKKDLKIPIKVLELLELFIENEKKIISKDMIVDRLWSKSQTHSDGSIRVYVNSLKNIFEKKQNVITNIKGIGYRFEL